The Brettanomyces bruxellensis chromosome 8, complete sequence genome segment TCTCTTTATTCCATTAGTTATGAACAAAAGAAGTGCCCCTGTGCATAGCTGAATTTGCATgcctttatttatttgttgattCTAAACTTATTTCAGATTTCTTGGTTTTTGAATGGAAACACGTTGATTGTTGATGGAACATTCTCCTCAGATATACTATTATCCGCAGCAACTTTCGTagaaaaatttctttcagCCATTCGAAGCCATATCCTCCTCCTTACAAATTTACCTAAATATCTACTGCTGTTCCAACGCTTGCTACCAAAGCTCGTTCCAGAGTATGTCCAACCATTCTCGTCCACATTATTTAACATTAAAATATGCCACTCATTCCAGGCCCATTCCCAATTTGTGCCTGGTAGCGGATACATTAGGACACTTTCCAAAGCTTTACCGTTCAAAGTCTGAAATCTTGGAGGATCCAACGGCTGAAGCAAAAACTGATTTGCATACATTGGAATCCCTAATATTGTTGATCCTCTTTGATTTTCTATAATAAATTCGAATTTAATATCcaataaatgaagaagtGAATGATTTGAATCCGATCGTTGAGcattattaaaaaaatggtatAAAGTACAATTCGCTAATGTTTCAATTAACTTATCGTTATATATGAACTGAGGTAGTTTAGAGATATCTTTATCAATATCCCTGAAATGCGAAATCGATTCAGGGATTCTTGTCTTGAGCCTTTCAAATTCGTTGAAATTCATGAATAACAGCTTTAATACACTATTTTCGTAGTTTCTACTTTTGTTCTCGTCTTTCCTTCCTTTATATCTTCAAGAAGTTTGAtaatatgaaaatgaatggGAACAATTGTAGCGCCCACCTACGGAGAACAAGAACGATGTAAGTTGTAAGGATGctataaataaatttttcgcgtattctttttttcgaatatgtatatatttttttgtaataGGAGGAGGGTGAGTTAGAAatggaaacagaaaaaattcATCGGCGTTGACGAGACTTCGGTAAATACTCTCTCCCTATAAATCGTATTGTTATATGTTGTATCGTATATAGGTTCGATTACTTTCATTTTGCCTTAAAAAAGAGACATGGTAAGAAACGTTCACATGGTTGGTATAAAACCGGCGACTGCGGAATCGTCAGCAGTTTCTGAAAATAATGTTCCGGTGTTTTCGGAGTCTCTTGATAGAACAGAAGAAGCTCTTGAAACATTTCAACTTGTGAAGCATAATGAATACATTGATCGACTTAAAGGTGTATATTCTGCGGCTAATGAGGTGATGACATGTGATTGTACTGAGAGAAGAGTGGCGGGTGTCAATGTTGCTTGTGGTGCAGACTCTGATTGTATTAATAGACTGACCAACGTTGAATGTGTTGACGGTGAATGTTCGTGTGGTGCTCGTTGTCAGAACCAAagatttcaaagaaatcagATGGCAGATATATCCATCTTTCTAACTGAGCACAAAGGGTATGGTATGCGTGCAAATTGTGATATTCCTGCAAATACCTTCATCATTGAGTACAAAGGAGAGGTGATCGACGAACAAGCCTATAAAATCAGAAAAGAGGCGTATGCAAAAGAGGGAATTAAgcatttctattttatgATGATTCAGGATGGTCAAATCATCGATGCCACGAAAAAAGGTAGTCTGGGAAGATTTTGTAACCATTCTTGTGATCCCAACGCGTATGTTGAAAAGTGGGTCGTGAACAAAAGATATCGCATGGGAATATTcgccaaaagaaaaataccCAAAGGTGAAGAAATAACCTTTGATTATAACGTGGATAGATATGGTGCCGAACCCCAGAAGTGTTACTGTGGGGCTAAGAACTGTGTTGGTTATCTGGGTGGTAAAACGCAAACAGAAGTTCTACGACTGTTAACATATGCTGCACGTGATGCTCTCGGAATAAGCGCTGCGGATGAAAACAGATGGATCAAATTTCAGAAAAAGCAAGGTATTACTATTTCCGAAGAGAATGTTGCAAGTAAAGTTAATGACTTCGTGAATTCTCTTGAGTTGAACCCACTTGAAATGAGTGATGTTGCAAAAGTTTCAAGTTTTTTGTTACTTCCAAATAATAATCCCACAATAATTGATCGTGTTTTAGAAAGATTCGATCCTAACGATCCTGGATATTCCGAATTGCTTCACAGATTCAACAGATTTCATGGTCTAAGAGCACTTACCTCGTGTATTCAGACAATTCTGGATGGTAATCATGTTAAGCATGAAATGAACGCCAGAGAAAAAGACGTACTTAAGAAAGTAATAACAATATTATCTAATTGGCCGAAACTTGCATCCAAAAATACCGTGAAAAGTTGTGATTTAGAATCTCTTCTACGTATTATGTCTCAAGAATTAGATGATAACAAAATTAACATTTTAGTGGATGATATTTTGGATGGTTGGAAAGATCTTCGAGTTGTGTATCGCATCCCAAAGCGCACAACGTCAATGAACGGTGATGCAACATTTTTGGCACAGTTAGATTATAGAAGATCAAGGTCTACACAACCATTGCCAGCAAATACTTCAACCCCTCCTCATAATGAACCCAAGGAGATCATTCCTCATTCACAAAAGCCATGGGCTGATGTTGATGTCGAATCTCTTCCTGATAGTAGAAAGATTGATGGTATTCCTTTACCTCCTGGTTGGAATTGGACAACAGATGCGAAAACCGGTGcaagatattattataacaGACGGGAGAATATTACTCAATGGGAGCCCCCTTCTTGGGGAATCGAAAATGTTGCTAAAAATCCCGTTAAACAGCCTCGGAAAGAAATGAGAGAGGAGGATATTAAccgagaaaaaagagaaaaacgAAGGACAATGGATGAACAGTTTGCCCTTAGAGAACtacaaaagaaaaggcgTCAAGAGCAGAAGAAGGCTGTTAAGGTTGAAGAAcagaaattaaaaaagttATCCAGTATTATAGCTGAGGCATCCTCGTCTTCGGAAATCAAGAAGGCTGGCTCTAGGTCTGCCTCAAAGGTTCATTTCCAGGAGTATGAgagtcatcatcataaacATCATTTTGATTCTGACCGGAGCCAAGTTCGTGATGGAGATcttcacaaaaaatataaaagagAGTGGATGCTTTTATTTGCTTCTGTGGTTCCTAATATGCTGAAGAAATATGAGGATCATATTGGAAGGGAAAACCTGAAGAACTGTGCAAGAGAGATTACCCATGTGTTAACTAATAAAGAACTAGGACGACATAAAAATCAAGATCCTCCTGCtaaaatttcaaaggatcgcaagaagaagatatggGCATTCGTGTCAAATTACATGgataaatttattatgaaatttgattcaaaaaaaagggaacaTTCTTCATCACATGTTGGAACTTCACAAAAGAGACAGAAATATAATATGTATAAATTTAGTATAAATTAGACGAATTTTAGTAATGTCGATTGAGCAAAAATTTGCTTGCAATATTTGGAAAGCTTGTTTCCATATTGCTGAGATATAAAGCCTTTTAAATTTGAGCGTTATACTTACACGGTATTTGTATATTAATCCCAAGGTCCCTCGATTTAACGATAAATAATCCcggaagaaagagaaagcgTGGTCTCGAACTAAATCATGACGGGTTTTTTTCGTGTAAAAATGTTTAAGTTGCCTGAGTGAGGACACCTAACATACGATTTCAGAACTTAATGTCTCTAACACcttctttattatatacGTGTAAAGTTATCTGCTATCAGTGAGTATAAATATTTCCCCCagtaatatatataatcaTATAAATACTTTTATAATAAAAGCATTGACGATCGCATGCTGCCCGTGAAAACCTCACTAATAAGGAGTAAAGGTATTTTAAGCAGGCTCATTCcccttttttattaagttcattttaccttcttacttagttATTTTACCTTTATACATTTCCTTTCTTGAGCTTTAAAAGCACacaatactagttataacaaAGCTTCATAAAGGCGTCACgcttaaaccaattaactAGAATATTACAACAACTTTTAATAACTTACGAATTAAGTTCTGAAATTATACAAAATGATTTTCCTTCATAAAATACCCCAACAAAAGTATTTTGAACTTTGTATTACAAATGTAGACTATTAGGTCACATACtatataatgaaaaaatagcaATAATTGATTAATACCATGCAAAATTCTTATATCTAGGTCATATGTCTCTATTGGCAATGGTTCGATCAGAGCAAAAAAACATGCGCTGAATAATACTAAAGCTGACGTCAACATCCCTGAAAGTAAACAGATCATAAATTTTCGAagccaaagaagaataaatatttaatgTAAATAAATCCTAAGGCAAACTCGTTTTCGTGACGAAGCTACATTCTGCAGCTTACCACTTTGGTaacttctttatttcctgTGACCATCTGAAATGCAATCTACAAAATGCTAATTATCAGAATCTTGAGAGGTCTGTCCAGTCAAGAGTTGTAATTTTCGTGCGGCATACGAATTTCTTACTTCCATACCTCCATGTACAAGTTCTATCGGGCGCACTGATGCCCGTAGTTAGGAAAGAGATTGGCTATCTAATTTGGGTATAAGAAAGGACTTTCGTTTCGTATAATAAGCATCATaatcaaaagaaattcCTGAGAAAACGCTTGTTTCTTGATGAGAATCCCAACTATTACTCTAAGGTTTAGTTGAAAATTCATATGCCGCACAAGATTTATACATTATGAATAAGTGtcaaaataattaaaagacattaaaatgaaattatAAGTAGAACAAGACCCATTGTCTAAGTTGTCGTAtgggaagaagaatgataaTTATATAAAGCTCAGATAGTCTCGTGTATCTACACCAAATCTTATGTAcaacatatatatactacaataaatatcgaaacaGTATACtaatctggtaacactaagTTTAATGCCCTTCGAAACTACATGAGATAATAGCACATAAGACCTCGTTGTATCTCCTTGGTTCTGATTCAAATCGCCCTTCATTTGCAAAATCAATAATTTAGGATGATGTTAAACcataaaaatggaagaaatgaaaggGTTGGATTCCTACTGTGTCCTACAAGCTACAAGAGCACAAAGATTTTTGTAAAAGTTAACACGTCTTTGTATCCTGATTAGTCCTTTATAAAAATTAGATTTCTACTCCTAACAAGATCGAGCTGAAGTACCTTTTGCAGCAAATGCTACAACCTGGGACTTTGCAGATCCTTCGCTTTCACCAATCAATTTTAGAAACTTATAGGTCTATGTTGAGCCACTTTTGCGCTCACACGGATACTACTTTTATATCCTAGTTTTAACAAGGTATTTCTTACATACTCTTTAGGAATTTCGTAACTGAGGTAAACGTCTATCTGTTACAGTTTTTGTAAGGGGTCAAACCAAGAAcatattggtttaaagctagataaataattgaaaattaGACTTCCAATCCTCTGACAAGGGTTGACATAAAGTCTCGCAAAAGAATCGATGTCGGACTAAAGGATGGTACCAGACAATATAGGATATAATAGATAACGGACGAATGTTCCTAAATAGGAAAGAATTGCCAGTGAGcacaaaaagaatattggTGAAAGAGTAATTAGATTTTGGAAATGTGCCTTCTCCATGTAATATAAATAGAGGTTCTTGCTCTCCGGTGATGGGACCagaatagaagaaaatacgAAGAGATAGGTTAATGTATAGAATAGTGAACGAATactgtcggacatatgagaatattacctagtattaggtaatctattattatatgtcattagatttatttgttttgagatctgaacttattctaaaataacgaagatttaaaataatatctaatagagacaatcctggataaaatgcactaactgtgtatgttagggaatcagcagaaaaataattatgcgcgatcataattctgtttctgagaattaaatcttttttttttttttattatgtatgattacctcactttattttcctttttatttttactttactttacctctttttatataacttgtttcttctacgaagggacgagacccgatagcctattttgcaatactactagttcgactccactttgatggtaacagagtaaaggaagtaaattcattttcttctatggtgatacatacacaattgttagaatgttaaaggcattaacattatcacacagaccacttggtacatttatatccacccacttaggtaaccgaccttacaattgtctgaatctccccgactgctaggttcttattagttctattaaagaaggagtttgatagctaaagcccgggagtaactcataaggtctctcttaactctGACATGGCGTCACAGACAGGATAACCAATTTGTGTGATTTTTGTGAAGAGGCAGATGTGTAtgccatcttttttcttttgaatttagTTGAGAATTCTACGAgaaggaattttttttatgtcTACTGAATTTCtctcaagaaaaattctcgcttgatgaaaatattttcaggtTATGCCTCCtgggaaaattttctaAGATCCGTTATGAGTGTTAACAGATTGAGAAATTTGTGTAGATCGCTGATCATATCGATTACATAATCTCATTcatattatctttatcaGCTGGTTTTTAACTGAGCTTCAGATACATTATTTCGATGCCTAAAGATGTTTAATGATTCGTTTACTTTTCAAGtgaaatcatattttgctgCGCGTGAATTGTTGTTATCTCAATTTTGAGTCAAGGAAGCTGTTCCTACTCGATATTCTTAACGAGATGATctcatatatattaatcAGAAATTTGTCAGAAATGGAATTACTACCAAACTCTGCTATTGATGAATAGAGCTGCTTATGCAAATGGAATTTGTTCATAGAATACTGCAAGCCCTACTTATTATTCTGGGAACTTACGATTGTGACAAACATTGAATTACATCAGGATGGTTTAGGAATGTTTTAGATGTTATCAGGCATGATGATTATTAGAAGCCTCTTTAGTGTTTATGTCAACATCATTGACAATGTCATTACATCTATAAAATGGTGTAGTTGCTATCACGGGGATACAGATATTTTGGCCCATCTTAGACCCGGTGTCGCTGAATCgattaaaggaaattgttcagaatttgatgaaataaacgACTTAGTtgaatttaagaaatggatCGAAAGAAAAGTCAAGTCTAAACGTAATGCTGCGATTGTTTCGAAGTCGCTTTCCAAGTCAATCTTTGTGACTTCCAACAAGCAAGGTTATTCCAGCATTtcgaaaaacaagaaaagacaagagCCGCCGAATAATAACCGTTCGCATGGATCTGATcatcagaagaaggatCAATCTAACAAaggcaagaagaatgagaggaaggagaatatgaataatgtCAAATTGAGCGATGAATCTACTAATATCTCCGAGTTACAAGTCCTAGGCAGCGTGCCAATGGATAGTTTGAATACTCCGAGGCATTCGAGATTTTATCTTAATTGATAATGGCGCTGCCATTAGTCTCACAGGTCATAGGGAATGGCTACATGATTACATGCCTTTCCGCAAGGACGATAAAGTTTTCTCTGTTGGTTATGACGATagtcaaaagaaattggaaggtTCCGGTAGGATAATCTTTAATTACATGGGAAATGTTCTTACACTCTACCTACACTATTATGAGGGTGCTCCTACTATCTTTTCAGAAGACGATATCAACCGTTGCCCTGAATGCCGAATTCAGACCTACTTTCACGATTTTGGTACCAAATCTCAGACTTATTCAAAGGTTCTCAATGTTGGAGATGAATGTATTCAGTTAGTTCAAGTTAACAAGCTATGGTATATACCAGGTGATTTTAATCAGTTTATGATTGGTGGAGGACAATTGCATATAAACAACTTACATCTTAAATTGGCTCATGCTAACCTTAGGctaatcaaaaaaagtctATTAATCATGGGACGATTACTGCTtcgaaaaaggaaataaaggaacttgatgaattgCTCAGCAAAGGTTGTGTTGATTGTATGGAAGCGAAGGCGAGACGAGCAAATGCTATAGAGGGTTCAAGAGACTATTACTTGCGTCCTATTccttttgatgttgtttATTCCGATGTTTGCATTGTCTAGACGCACACGAGTGTTGGCGAAATGGGTTGCTTTGTTACTTTTAAGGACCAATATACTAAGTATACAACGGTTTTTATGATGAAACACAAGAGTGATGTTGCTCGTGCAGTTGATAAATACGTTCGATGGGTATCAAACCAATTTAGCAAGGAAGGATACAGAGTGCATAAAATCTTCTCAGATAAAGGTACTGAATACTTAAATGCTGAATTGAAAACCATATTAGAACGTGAAGGTATTGAACTTCATACTACCTCCGGTTATACATCTGCGTCTAATGGTGTTGCTGAACGCTTGAACTTAACGATTATGAATGATGCGCGTGCCATGTTGCATTCTGGTAAAGTTTCtcacaatttttggaaggaAGCTGTGCTATATTCAGTATTTGTCAGGAACAATCTCGtgaatgataatattggaaCCAGTCCGTCACTTAAACTCAAGTTTATGTCTCCCAAAACTAAGGATTTGCATATCTTTGGTGAACTTTGTGAGGTTACTTACCCTCCGAAATACACACCTAAGCTTGGGGAAAGGGCTGTTCAGGGCATATATCTTGGATGGAGCAATGAAACCTTTGGTTGCCAAGTCTTCATCCCGAATACGCCAGGAGACACACGTTACGGTACATTTACGGATACACGCCATGTTCAATTTATGAACCCGTCTGTACTTTATACAGACTATTTTCTTACACCTCAATCACGCGTGGATGATTCATTGCAGTCACTTTATGATCCAAGAATTGAGATTTTTGCCGATCTATCTGCTGATGATGCATCAagtgatatttcttctgagGTGCCGAGTATTGTTGGATTATCTGAAGGTCAGAATGCGTCATCTATTCCTGTTGACAGAAAGCTCTACGACGATGCTGCTATGGAGACCGAGCTatctgaagatgatgatcattCGATTGTGACAGAGCCCACATTGCGTGCTGGCAGTCCAATTGTATCCAGTTCAGACGATGACTACGAAAGTGATTCTGACTGGGTGCCAGATTCAGATGATAATTCAGACATACTGTCTACTACTTCTTCTACGTCTAAGGACTActctgatgatattgagagCGCTGCCGACTTACGTGAAGTCTCAAACTCAGAGGAACCTCAGACTATCCAAGCATCAGACGAGAAGCCTACAGCGGAAACTACTATGCTTTTCGACTTGGATGCAGGAGATCACTCAACTCCTCAACTGCATTACAGGAAGCCAAACTTTAAGAAGCCTGCCAAGGGTACTAAACCCAAGAAAGTTTCATCGAAGCCCGCTCCTAATGCGAAGCGTTCACCTATGGTTGGTCATGCTGGTAAGATTAAGGGAGCGAAGCATTCAATGCCCCAAGCTCCTAAGGAGAACGTTAAAGCTGAGAGATCTACTGCAACTTCTACTGACGACAACCCTGTTGTCGGTGGAAAGGAATCGAACAATCTTGCTACTTCCAGAGTGACAGTTcctgaaaatatggaagcaCTGAGCACGTTAAATCGTCCGTTGCCCGTGGTCGAACCTGAGAAATTTGCAGTTTCTGATTCACCAAGTTTAAATGCTGGTGAAAAGGATTATCAGAGACTAACTGGACACAATCACACGGAGTCCAAGCATCATACTACGACCAGGCATCTTAACATCCCTTTACAAGCAgaacatgaagatgatCGAGCATTACTCAACTCGTCATTGGATGGAGAAGTCAATCACTCTAAGTTACCTCAAGTTACTTCACCTCATGATACTTTGGCGGACAAATCCGGATCCTCTGGCCATAAGATATCATTTCAAGTGATTCCTGCGACTTCTGCTGgtgaaaaagtgaagacCGAGAAGGGTTCAAGCCGTTTGAACAAGTCcaaattctcttcttaGAGCCTTTTAGGACTGGAACTCGtttatcaagaaaacataCTTATGATGATCTTGTGAATGGGGACACCCGTTCCTCGGTGCCGTTGATTAACAGCACTCCTGGCGAATCTTCTGCTCCTGAGCGTACCTATATGGTTGCTCGGAAGAAGCCACGGATTTTTCAAGTGTTGTTAAGCGACATTTATCTCGCAGCTAATCCGAAAGGTTACAAACAAGCGATGTGCAGCAAGGACGCTGCAAAATGGAAGGCAGCAATTGATGACGAGTTTCACTCTCATCATATACATAACACATGGGATCGCAATCCAATTCTTACAGATGATccgaaaattttgaattgctgCGTCTCCACAAGTTGGGTTTTTACCGTTAAATCTGATGGTCGACGCAAAGCACGTCTCGTTGCTCGCGGTGATCACCAGAAGGagaatacatattcaattacattttctccaactcTTCGACCAGAGATCATGAGAGCGATTTTTGCTCTTATTGCTACTCAGCATTGGTTTATGGCTCAGTTTGATGTCAAAACTGCTTATCTATACAGTCCTATTGATACCGAATTGTACATTTATCAGCCTCAAGGGTATTCTACCCACACAAGGCATGCAAAAGTGCCATCCGGCATGAGGGTGGTCTATAAGCTTAACAAAGCTTTATATGGTCTCAAGCAATCGGGCAATTTGTGGCATaaggaaattcagaaacATTTGgccaaaattaattttgaaagttccCACCCTTTTCCATCCACCTACATTCACAAGAATCGGAATGGAAAAGTCGATTGCGTTGTTGGtttatttgtggatgacATTATTGTTGGCGCTTCGAATAAAGCTATACTGGACAAAGTTTACAAACATATATCTGGTAAATATGAGCTTAAAACGATCCAACCTGATAAGAAGACCAATTTACAGAAGT includes the following:
- a CDS encoding uncharacterized protein (BUSCO:EOG09261B14), which produces MVRNVHMVGIKPATAESSAVSENNVPVFSESLDRTEEALETFQLVKHNEYIDRLKGVYSAANEVMTCDCTERRVAGVNVACGADSDCINRLTNVECVDGECSCGARCQNQRFQRNQMADISIFLTEHKGYGMRANCDIPANTFIIEYKGEVIDEQAYKIRKEAYAKEGIKHFYFMMIQDGQIIDATKKGSLGRFCNHSCDPNAYVEKWVVNKRYRMGIFAKRKIPKGEEITFDYNVDRYGAEPQKCYCGAKNCVGYLGGKTQTEVLRLLTYAARDALGISAADENRWIKFQKKQGITISEENVASKVNDFVNSLELNPLEMSDVAKVSSFLLLPNNNPTIIDRVLERFDPNDPGYSELLHRFNRFHGLRALTSCIQTILDGNHVKHEMNAREKDVLKKVITILSNWPKLASKNTVKSCDLESLLRIMSQELDDNKINILVDDILDGWKDLRVVYRIPKRTTSMNGDATFLAQLDYRRSRSTQPLPANTSTPPHNEPKEIIPHSQKPWADVDVESLPDSRKIDGIPLPPGWNWTTDAKTGARYYYNRRENITQWEPPSWGIENVAKNPVKQPRKEMREEDINREKREKRRTMDEQFALRELQKKRRQEQKKAVKVEEQKLKKLSSIIAEASSSSEIKKAGSRSASKVHFQEYESHHHKHHFDSDRSQVRDGDLHKKYKREWMLLFASVVPNMLKKYEDHIGRENLKNCAREITHVLTNKELGRHKNQDPPAKISKDRKKKIWAFVSNYMDKFIMKFDSKKREHSSSHVGTSQKRQKYNMYKFSIN